In Prunus dulcis unplaced genomic scaffold, ALMONDv2, whole genome shotgun sequence, the following proteins share a genomic window:
- the LOC117613366 gene encoding protein NRT1/ PTR FAMILY 5.5-like, which yields MARIFYGAVVLLTLGESGRSAALKEFLNKQCLSQHKETGRTDGKRPEGWEEASEQKKITAEKYTEAGGDQQVTKETAERDKKDFWGVPWFLGAVVPLFLLKTTWTQIFMISTIAMAVSYLLFWFGYNDYLKNNKEAQAGEHHQVTERENLWTLNKKVRKKKRLRKEIVASWLAFFVYSMVKAAGSTFFFEQISNLKNPIHNYDPAVYFNVLSSFSKYIISFLFPKLIPKRTRVRIGCGMASTVLCCVAAWVVEIHRMRKVTRAGLEDDTFDISMSIFWLVPQFFLLGLMEGLAVDGLIDLLADRVDEKDKEMAKHYGSHTSDLVVGTGKLLTALIILAFRHRWFNDSINLSRLDK from the coding sequence ATGGCCAGGATATTCTATGGAGCAGTGGTACTATTAACATTAGGTGAATCTGGGCGATCCGCTGCTTTGAAAGAATTTCTTAACAAGCAATGTTTAAGCCAACATAAAGAAACAGGACGCACTGATGGCAAACGACCGGAAGGATGGGAAGAAGCTAGCgaacagaaaaaaataacagCAGAAAAGTATACAGAAGCTGGTGGTGATCAACAGGTGACGAAAGAAACGGCAGAAAGGGATAAAAAGGACTTCTGGGGTGTTCCATGGTTTTTAGGTGCAGTGGTACCTCTTTTCCTCCTAAAAACAACTTGGACTCAGATCTTCATGATTTCAACAATTGCAATGGCAGTTTCTTATTTATTGTTCTGGTTTGGCTACAACgattatttgaaaaacaataaagaaGCACAAGCAGGGGAGCATCACCAAGTCACAGAAAGAGAGAACCTTTGGACATTGAACAAAAAGGTGAGGAAGAAAAAACGTTTGCGCAAAGAAATTGTAGCTTCATGGTTAGCCTTCTTTGTATACAGTATGGTAAAGGCAGCAGGGAGCACCTTCTTTTTCGAACAAATAAgtaacttgaaaaatcccaTCCACAATTATGACCCTGCAGTTTATTTCAATGTGCTTAGCTCCTTTTCGAAGTACATAATCTCATTTCTCTTCCCGAAACTAATTCCAAAGCGAACGCGGGTGAGAATTGGCTGTGGAATGGCTTCTACTGTGTTATGTTGCGTTGCAGCTTGGGTGGTTGAGATCCACAGGATGAGGAAAGTTACGAGGGCAGGGCTTGAAGATGACACTTTTGATATTTCTATGAGCATATTTTGGTTGGTCCCACAGTTCTTCCTGTTAGGACTTATGGAAGGGTTAGCCGTAGATGGATTGATTGATCTTTTGGCTGATAGAGTGGACGAGAAGGATAAAGAAATGGCTAAGCATTATGGATCCCACACCAGCGACTTAGTCGTGGGGACTGGAAAGTTATTAACCGCTCTTATTATCTTGGCATTTAGGCATAGATGGTTCAATGACAGCATAAATCTGAGTCGTCTTGACAAGTAG